One genomic segment of Gimesia sp. includes these proteins:
- the acpS gene encoding holo-ACP synthase, producing the protein MIVGLGTDIVEISRIGQMIERHGDTFLKRVFTESENEYCGTKKNKEQHYAGRWAAKEAVMKTLGTGFVKGIGWKEIEVVNLKSGKPTIVISGGVEQYAGELGIEEILITISHSREFATATAIAVGKMPLA; encoded by the coding sequence GTGATAGTCGGGCTGGGAACAGACATCGTCGAAATTTCACGCATCGGTCAAATGATTGAGCGGCATGGAGATACCTTTCTCAAGCGTGTCTTCACGGAGAGTGAAAACGAGTACTGCGGCACCAAGAAGAACAAGGAGCAGCATTACGCGGGACGATGGGCAGCCAAGGAAGCAGTCATGAAGACGCTGGGTACTGGCTTTGTGAAAGGCATCGGCTGGAAAGAGATTGAAGTGGTTAACCTGAAGAGTGGGAAGCCGACCATTGTGATCTCCGGAGGCGTAGAACAATACGCGGGAGAACTGGGAATCGAGGAGATTCTGATCACGATCTCCCACAGCCGGGAATTTGCGACAGCCACGGCAATCGCTGTCGGAAAAATGCCGCTCGCCTGA
- a CDS encoding TIGR00730 family Rossman fold protein: MSKINSICVFCGSKSGSDPQYHASAQELGRLLAERNITLVYGGGSVGLMGIIADAVLAAGGKVIGVIPRQLATRELLHPGVEEMHVVEDMHTRKAKMAECSDAFIAMPGGFGTLEELFEVVSWVQLGIYLKPIGLLNTSGFYDPLLNLVEHCIETEFIKPKYRDLIISDETPATLVDHLEKHQLPHIEKILSLKQS; this comes from the coding sequence ATGAGTAAGATCAACAGCATCTGCGTATTCTGCGGTTCGAAGTCAGGCAGTGATCCTCAATATCATGCGTCAGCTCAGGAACTGGGACGTCTGCTGGCCGAACGAAACATCACGCTGGTTTACGGCGGCGGCAGCGTAGGACTGATGGGCATCATTGCAGACGCCGTACTCGCAGCCGGCGGTAAAGTGATCGGCGTTATTCCGAGACAACTGGCTACCCGGGAACTGCTCCATCCGGGAGTGGAAGAAATGCACGTCGTGGAAGACATGCATACCCGCAAAGCGAAAATGGCTGAATGTTCCGACGCGTTCATCGCGATGCCGGGCGGCTTCGGCACTCTCGAAGAACTCTTCGAAGTTGTCTCCTGGGTTCAACTCGGCATCTATCTCAAGCCGATCGGACTGCTCAACACCTCAGGTTTCTATGATCCGCTTCTGAATCTGGTCGAGCATTGTATCGAAACCGAATTCATTAAACCGAAATACCGCGATCTGATCATTTCCGATGAAACACCGGCCACGCTCGTCGATCATCTCGAGAAACACCAGCTGCCGCACATCGAAAAAATTCTGAGTCTTAAGCAGAGCTGA
- the ftsH gene encoding ATP-dependent zinc metalloprotease FtsH, which yields MPNLDPKQSNRRERPTPPERNPKGDGRRPEPKGPKSNALWYLVVGGLILFITLSVVSNNKRGEKIKFGDFVKGLDDGKYNKTNVHELKFGTDYIVFQDQPKQEGSEKGTLANTTKNYYIPVWGIPQEARAQLQTKLENKSIIVDSESRPSEWESLIAVLFFPVVLLIFVIYLFRRMGGAGSPMSFGRSRGRMYAQDDIEVTFNDVAGIEEAVEELREVVEFLKTPAKYQALGGRIPKGVLLVGPPGTGKTMLAKAVAGEAGVPFYGLSGSDFVEMFVGVGAARVRDMFQQAAQRSPAIIFIDELDALGKTRGSGMPGGHDEREQTLNALLVEMDGFGSDQSVIVMGATNRPETLDPALMRPGRFDRHVLVDRPDVRGREAILKVHSAKVKMDESVNLQHIAKITPGFVGADLANLINEAALLAARNNKEAVTMRECEEGVERVVAGLEKSTRLIHEDEKNRVAYHECGHALVACSLPNVDPVHKISIVPRGLGALGYTLQRPEEEKQLVTQSELENRICVLLGGIAAEEIIYQETSTGAQNDLQRATDLARRMVTEFGMSAKLGRVHYSETRRSPFLGDTSSGSESVHSENTLREIDLEIRRIIDQCAKIAYEVLDERRELLEHLTQELLECEVMDMDQLQSILKQHQRGPQIKPGTFVDNSAENKTAEKDKEEPVSDNDQSADGTGT from the coding sequence ATGCCTAACTTGGATCCGAAACAGTCGAACCGCAGAGAACGTCCCACTCCCCCTGAACGCAATCCCAAAGGCGATGGCCGTCGCCCCGAACCCAAAGGTCCCAAAAGTAATGCACTCTGGTATCTCGTGGTTGGCGGGCTGATCCTGTTCATCACACTCTCAGTGGTCTCCAACAACAAGCGTGGCGAAAAAATCAAGTTCGGCGATTTCGTCAAAGGACTCGATGACGGCAAATACAACAAAACCAACGTCCATGAGTTGAAGTTCGGCACTGACTACATCGTGTTCCAGGATCAGCCGAAACAGGAAGGCTCCGAAAAAGGGACACTCGCCAACACAACTAAAAATTATTACATCCCGGTCTGGGGGATTCCGCAGGAAGCCCGCGCACAACTGCAGACCAAGCTCGAAAACAAAAGCATTATCGTCGACTCTGAGAGTCGGCCTTCCGAGTGGGAATCGCTGATTGCGGTACTCTTCTTTCCGGTCGTTCTGCTCATCTTCGTCATCTATCTCTTCCGGAGGATGGGAGGCGCAGGGTCGCCGATGTCCTTCGGTCGTAGTCGCGGACGGATGTACGCCCAGGATGATATCGAAGTCACATTCAACGATGTGGCCGGGATCGAAGAAGCCGTCGAAGAACTCCGTGAGGTCGTCGAGTTCCTGAAAACGCCTGCCAAGTATCAGGCTCTCGGAGGCCGGATCCCTAAAGGGGTGCTGCTTGTCGGACCTCCGGGAACCGGTAAAACCATGCTCGCCAAAGCCGTTGCTGGCGAAGCGGGAGTTCCCTTCTACGGACTTTCCGGGTCCGACTTCGTCGAAATGTTTGTCGGCGTCGGTGCCGCCCGCGTGCGGGATATGTTCCAGCAGGCAGCTCAGCGCTCACCGGCCATCATCTTTATAGATGAGCTCGATGCCCTGGGTAAAACGCGTGGCAGCGGCATGCCCGGCGGTCATGATGAACGCGAACAGACACTCAACGCCCTGCTCGTCGAAATGGACGGGTTCGGCTCCGATCAGAGTGTGATCGTCATGGGAGCGACCAATCGTCCCGAAACTCTGGACCCCGCCTTGATGCGTCCCGGTCGTTTTGACCGACACGTCCTGGTCGACCGTCCCGATGTTCGCGGCCGCGAAGCCATCCTCAAAGTCCACAGTGCCAAAGTCAAAATGGATGAGTCGGTCAACCTGCAGCACATCGCCAAAATTACCCCCGGCTTCGTCGGTGCGGATCTGGCCAACCTGATCAATGAAGCTGCCCTGCTCGCTGCCCGTAATAACAAAGAAGCAGTGACGATGCGGGAATGCGAAGAAGGCGTAGAACGCGTGGTCGCCGGTCTGGAAAAATCAACCCGCCTGATTCACGAAGACGAAAAGAACCGGGTCGCTTACCACGAATGTGGTCATGCCTTGGTAGCCTGTTCGCTGCCCAATGTGGATCCGGTGCACAAGATTTCGATCGTACCCCGTGGTCTCGGTGCCCTCGGTTATACATTGCAACGACCCGAAGAAGAAAAACAGCTGGTCACCCAGAGCGAACTGGAAAACCGCATCTGCGTGCTCCTCGGAGGCATCGCTGCCGAAGAAATTATCTATCAGGAAACATCCACCGGTGCTCAAAACGACCTGCAGCGGGCCACCGACCTCGCCCGCCGTATGGTGACGGAGTTTGGTATGAGCGCCAAACTGGGACGCGTACATTACAGCGAAACCCGTCGGTCTCCCTTCCTCGGTGATACCTCCTCAGGTTCCGAAAGCGTTCACAGCGAAAACACACTGCGGGAAATCGATCTGGAAATCCGGCGGATCATCGATCAATGCGCGAAGATCGCCTACGAGGTTCTGGATGAACGCCGGGAACTGCTCGAGCACCTGACCCAGGAACTGCTTGAATGCGAAGTCATGGATATGGATCAGCTTCAGTCGATTCTCAAGCAGCATCAGCGTGGCCCGCAGATCAAACCGGGAACGTTCGTTGATAACAGTGCGGAAAATAAAACCGCCGAAAAAGACAAGGAAGAGCCTGTCTCAGACAACGATCAGTCAGCTGATGGAACCGGGACATGA
- the dxr gene encoding 1-deoxy-D-xylulose-5-phosphate reductoisomerase has translation MKQIAVLGSTGSIGTSTLDVIAAHAEEMQLTAITAHSSWQQLAEQAQQFRPRWAVLSNADLKSAVDLSAFPQETEVLFGDEQIERVAAADEIDTVICGIVGAAGLKGAWAAIESGKTIGIANKETLVVAGPLIMDLAERSGAILLPVDSEHSAIYQALQAGSASEVKRVILTASGGPFRGASLADLEDVTPEKALAHPTWDMGPKITIDSATMMNKALELIEAKWLFQLTVDQISVVVHPQSIVHSMVEFVDGSVIAQLSPPDMRLPIQYALTYPVRMEGLNPPMDWSRAFELSFEPPDLEAFPALRLGIEVAEQGGTCGAVLNAANEAAVERFLAGGLRFSDIATSCEQVLKSHQYEPHPSLDKLFELDHWAREEIKRWKSC, from the coding sequence ATGAAGCAAATAGCCGTTCTCGGGTCTACGGGGTCCATTGGCACGAGTACACTGGATGTGATTGCCGCCCATGCAGAAGAGATGCAGTTGACGGCTATCACTGCGCACAGCAGCTGGCAACAGCTGGCAGAACAGGCTCAGCAGTTCCGCCCGCGCTGGGCTGTGCTGAGCAATGCCGACCTGAAATCGGCCGTTGATCTGAGTGCTTTCCCTCAGGAAACCGAAGTCCTGTTCGGCGATGAGCAGATTGAGCGGGTCGCTGCAGCAGACGAGATCGACACTGTGATTTGTGGCATTGTCGGAGCGGCGGGACTGAAGGGTGCCTGGGCGGCAATTGAGTCCGGTAAGACGATTGGCATCGCGAACAAAGAGACGTTAGTCGTTGCTGGGCCACTGATTATGGATCTGGCAGAGCGGAGCGGGGCGATCCTGCTACCTGTCGACAGTGAACACAGCGCCATCTACCAGGCATTACAGGCGGGATCCGCGTCCGAAGTGAAGCGGGTCATTCTGACCGCCAGTGGAGGACCGTTTCGGGGAGCAAGTCTCGCAGATCTGGAAGACGTCACCCCGGAGAAAGCCCTGGCTCATCCGACCTGGGACATGGGACCGAAAATTACCATCGATTCTGCTACGATGATGAATAAAGCGTTGGAGCTGATTGAAGCCAAATGGCTGTTTCAGCTGACCGTGGATCAGATTTCCGTGGTCGTGCATCCTCAGTCGATCGTGCATTCGATGGTGGAATTTGTGGACGGATCTGTAATAGCCCAGCTTTCGCCTCCCGATATGAGGCTTCCCATTCAGTACGCACTTACGTATCCTGTCAGGATGGAAGGTCTCAACCCTCCGATGGACTGGAGCCGTGCTTTTGAACTCAGCTTTGAGCCACCTGATCTGGAAGCGTTTCCCGCCTTGCGACTCGGAATTGAAGTCGCGGAGCAGGGAGGGACTTGTGGTGCCGTCCTGAATGCAGCTAACGAAGCTGCCGTAGAACGTTTTTTAGCGGGTGGATTGCGTTTCAGTGATATCGCGACCTCCTGTGAACAAGTATTAAAATCACATCAATACGAACCCCACCCCAGTCTGGATAAACTGTTTGAACTGGATCACTGGGCCCGTGAGGAGATTAAAAGGTGGAAGTCATGTTGA
- the rseP gene encoding RIP metalloprotease RseP, translating to MLTSLLIGATLLGKVTNIAMVAIGLGLVIFFHELGHFAVAKWCDVKVERFSIGFGPIIKSFKHGETEYALSWIPFGGYVKMLGQDDVDPSQLTSEEIALDPRSYSAKPVYQRMGIISAGVIMNIITGMLFFAFAFRLGVASTPCVVGAAIPGMPAWEAGIQPGDVITKINGEKTNSFMDIIRSSAFSDGDIKMEGIHPDGKKFEVDITPDRTGTRPQIGLLQSQSLQIPVYEDPGMSVTAKGTAASKAEPAYQPGDTFVTIDGQPVENYAQLQRLFAARSSETLKTGVTRKGASESEVVEITVGNNPFHTLGLWMDIGPIESIQKGSPADRAGLKAGDKITHIDGQDVGKVINPLRLPNYFSSRAGETVPIVVSRAQDGAQPAEVNLNVVPLDNPAWLEHPIFSNTPLSVGSLGIAFHVIPTTLKVEEGSPAHKAGIEADAHIKKIRIMPPESEPLSEWQGLEEVSYEFDDKNMNWANAFWEMQVRPGWPVELTYSHKGQIKQAKLTPWVNPNQEEGQQWSLPVRGIKLQTLRETQQAQSMGQALGMGVQYTTNSAKDIYLTLRSLFTGRVSPLELSGPVTIAKVAYEVSNDGYSQLLLFLGFLSVNLAVLNFLPIPVLDGGHMVFLCWEGITRKRPNEQVLAAATYVGMIFVLGLMIFVLYLDIFL from the coding sequence ATGTTGACCAGTCTGTTAATTGGAGCAACTTTACTCGGCAAAGTGACGAACATTGCCATGGTGGCCATCGGTCTGGGGCTGGTCATTTTCTTTCACGAACTGGGCCACTTCGCGGTCGCCAAGTGGTGTGATGTGAAAGTGGAGCGGTTCAGTATCGGCTTTGGCCCGATCATCAAAAGTTTTAAACACGGGGAAACCGAATACGCGCTGTCGTGGATTCCCTTTGGTGGTTACGTGAAGATGCTGGGACAGGACGACGTCGACCCCAGCCAGTTAACGAGCGAGGAGATCGCCCTCGATCCGCGCTCCTATTCCGCCAAGCCCGTTTACCAGCGAATGGGCATCATCTCTGCCGGCGTGATCATGAACATCATTACCGGGATGCTGTTCTTTGCCTTCGCGTTTCGCCTCGGAGTCGCTTCGACTCCCTGCGTTGTCGGTGCTGCCATTCCAGGCATGCCTGCGTGGGAAGCAGGGATTCAACCGGGTGATGTGATCACCAAAATCAACGGCGAAAAAACCAATTCCTTCATGGATATCATCCGCAGCAGTGCATTCAGCGATGGAGATATCAAGATGGAAGGCATCCACCCGGACGGGAAGAAATTCGAAGTGGACATTACACCGGACCGGACGGGGACCCGTCCCCAGATTGGTCTGCTGCAGTCACAAAGCCTGCAGATTCCTGTCTATGAAGATCCTGGCATGAGCGTCACTGCGAAGGGAACGGCCGCTTCAAAAGCGGAACCCGCTTATCAGCCAGGAGACACGTTTGTTACCATCGACGGACAACCGGTCGAAAACTATGCCCAACTGCAACGGCTGTTTGCCGCCCGCAGTTCCGAAACTCTGAAAACAGGCGTCACACGCAAGGGTGCTTCCGAGTCCGAAGTTGTGGAGATCACGGTCGGTAACAACCCGTTCCACACCCTGGGACTGTGGATGGATATCGGGCCGATTGAATCCATTCAAAAAGGCTCACCCGCCGATCGTGCCGGTTTGAAAGCCGGTGACAAGATAACTCATATCGATGGTCAGGATGTTGGCAAGGTGATCAATCCGCTGCGTCTGCCCAACTATTTTTCTTCGCGTGCCGGCGAGACCGTTCCGATTGTCGTGAGCCGTGCCCAGGATGGGGCGCAGCCTGCTGAGGTCAATCTGAACGTTGTGCCTCTGGACAATCCTGCCTGGCTGGAGCATCCGATTTTTTCCAATACACCTCTGTCGGTGGGCTCACTGGGAATCGCCTTCCACGTGATTCCGACCACACTCAAGGTCGAAGAAGGCAGCCCGGCACACAAAGCGGGCATCGAAGCTGATGCCCACATTAAAAAAATCAGAATCATGCCTCCGGAAAGTGAACCGTTGAGTGAGTGGCAGGGTCTGGAAGAAGTCAGCTATGAATTTGACGACAAGAATATGAACTGGGCGAATGCGTTCTGGGAAATGCAGGTACGACCAGGCTGGCCCGTTGAATTGACTTACAGTCATAAAGGACAAATCAAACAGGCCAAGCTGACTCCCTGGGTCAATCCGAATCAGGAAGAAGGTCAGCAATGGTCCCTGCCGGTCCGGGGGATCAAGTTGCAGACACTGCGGGAAACCCAGCAGGCACAAAGCATGGGGCAGGCGCTGGGAATGGGTGTGCAATACACGACGAATTCCGCAAAGGACATTTACCTTACCCTGCGAAGCCTGTTTACCGGTCGCGTGTCTCCGCTGGAACTGAGCGGCCCGGTTACCATCGCCAAGGTGGCATACGAAGTTTCAAACGACGGCTATTCGCAACTGTTGCTGTTTCTCGGTTTTCTAAGCGTCAACCTGGCGGTGCTGAACTTCCTGCCGATCCCGGTTCTGGATGGCGGGCACATGGTCTTTTTGTGCTGGGAAGGCATCACCCGCAAACGTCCCAACGAGCAGGTTCTGGCTGCAGCAACCTACGTCGGCATGATCTTTGTGCTGGGGCTGATGATCTTCGTCCTCTATCTGGATATTTTCCTGTAA
- a CDS encoding prepilin peptidase, with product MGSVIGSFLNVVIYRIPLGLNISKPKSRCPFCETPIRTRDNLPILGWLLLRGKCRDCQAPIPTRYPIVEALVGVVFLLLYLAIVHSGGALLPYRPPNRFSGGYQILEGRTWDLIALAVYYSYLFIVVVAAAYIQYDRQLIPRRLLFWCLGIGLVAGCLIPELHPVPAQISVQTNVSSTESMLSELRYHGALHASFELSSVLTVCWGLLYGVIVGILFCWRNLFQPGAQPTLFPPRTLWLLVLMGVYLGWQQVVSVGFLSALILCVVQLVFWKRDSFCAKLPAAAFLCGALTLQLLLGGYLTILPNQTGYLTYLFVTGGQIVAIPLLTGLSEAAYRNRENINSAQDQIPFDESSTLTS from the coding sequence ATGGGCTCGGTCATCGGCAGTTTTCTGAACGTGGTGATCTACCGGATACCACTGGGTCTGAATATTTCCAAACCGAAGTCCCGCTGTCCCTTTTGTGAAACCCCCATCCGCACGCGTGATAACCTTCCGATCCTGGGCTGGTTGCTGCTGCGAGGTAAATGCCGCGACTGCCAGGCTCCTATTCCGACACGTTACCCGATTGTGGAAGCCCTGGTGGGTGTCGTTTTCCTGTTGCTTTATCTCGCGATTGTCCATTCGGGAGGGGCTCTGCTGCCTTACCGACCTCCGAACCGATTTTCGGGTGGTTACCAGATTCTGGAGGGGCGGACCTGGGACCTGATCGCGCTGGCCGTCTATTACAGTTACCTGTTTATCGTTGTGGTAGCTGCGGCCTATATTCAATATGACCGCCAGTTGATCCCCCGCCGCCTGTTGTTCTGGTGCCTGGGGATTGGCCTGGTTGCGGGGTGCCTGATTCCAGAACTGCATCCGGTACCCGCCCAGATCTCCGTTCAGACGAATGTGTCTTCGACAGAAAGCATGTTAAGTGAACTGCGCTACCATGGCGCGCTGCATGCTAGCTTTGAACTCAGTTCGGTGCTGACTGTCTGCTGGGGACTGCTGTATGGTGTGATCGTGGGAATTTTATTCTGCTGGCGAAACCTGTTTCAACCGGGAGCGCAACCGACGCTGTTCCCGCCACGGACGCTCTGGCTGCTGGTTCTGATGGGAGTTTACCTGGGCTGGCAGCAGGTGGTCAGCGTAGGATTTCTGTCTGCTTTGATCCTGTGTGTGGTTCAACTGGTTTTCTGGAAGCGGGACTCATTCTGTGCCAAATTACCGGCTGCGGCTTTTCTTTGCGGCGCATTGACGCTACAACTGTTACTGGGTGGATATTTGACAATCCTGCCCAACCAAACCGGTTACCTGACTTATCTATTCGTAACTGGTGGCCAGATCGTGGCAATTCCGCTGCTGACTGGCCTCTCTGAAGCTGCATATCGAAACCGAGAAAACATCAACTCAGCGCAGGATCAGATACCATTCGATGAATCCTCAACCCTCACATCCTGA
- a CDS encoding methyltransferase, protein MVLSKPIKKKAAARRKVSIRPVLIREKQHYQLSFTRGQQEVHENLLPGETIQRVEQLWEDLFLEGYLFTNEADFHLQKTKQGPVQLKKHAPTKAQPEQVKSHNRAKQYLIPEGVHCPFLEEIGVMSRNGKVKAAQYRKFRQINRYLEFINDIVAALPEDRTLQITDFGCGKSYLTFATHHFFTSILQRDVNITGLDLKRSVVEHCQQIAENLDCRGLSFITGDIAAFQNEQGHCDLSISLHACDTATDAALAAAIQADASVILAVPCCQNEIYQQITSQSAEGLLKHGILKEKTAALLTDALRSQVLEICGYRTQVIEFIDTQHTPKNLLIKAVKRTAPLTDSDLQQAVEEYESLKTQFGIPAFALERSLGDHFKQLCESAVKDSAG, encoded by the coding sequence ATGGTGTTGAGCAAGCCGATCAAAAAAAAGGCGGCGGCACGAAGGAAGGTTTCGATCAGGCCGGTGTTGATTCGGGAAAAGCAGCATTATCAACTCTCGTTCACACGGGGTCAGCAGGAAGTTCATGAAAACCTGCTGCCCGGAGAGACGATTCAACGAGTGGAGCAACTGTGGGAAGATCTGTTTCTGGAAGGTTATCTGTTTACGAATGAAGCAGACTTTCACTTACAGAAAACGAAACAGGGGCCTGTGCAGTTGAAGAAACACGCCCCGACCAAAGCGCAACCCGAGCAGGTGAAGTCACACAACCGGGCGAAACAGTACCTGATCCCGGAGGGAGTGCATTGCCCCTTCCTGGAAGAGATCGGCGTAATGTCGCGCAATGGAAAAGTGAAGGCTGCACAATACCGCAAGTTTCGCCAGATCAACCGTTATCTTGAGTTCATCAACGATATCGTTGCGGCACTACCCGAAGACAGGACACTCCAAATTACAGACTTTGGCTGTGGTAAAAGTTATCTCACGTTTGCCACCCATCATTTTTTCACCTCGATCCTGCAGCGTGATGTGAACATCACGGGACTCGACCTGAAGCGATCGGTAGTCGAACACTGCCAGCAGATTGCCGAGAACCTGGATTGTCGGGGACTCTCCTTTATAACGGGTGACATCGCCGCCTTTCAGAATGAGCAGGGCCACTGCGATCTCTCCATCTCCTTACATGCCTGCGATACCGCCACCGATGCCGCCCTGGCTGCTGCCATACAGGCGGATGCGAGTGTGATCCTCGCGGTTCCCTGCTGCCAGAATGAAATTTACCAACAGATCACAAGTCAGTCTGCAGAGGGTCTGCTCAAACACGGGATTCTCAAAGAAAAGACAGCGGCCCTACTGACGGATGCACTCCGTTCACAAGTGCTGGAGATCTGTGGATATCGCACACAGGTCATCGAGTTCATTGATACACAACATACGCCCAAGAATCTGCTCATCAAAGCGGTCAAGCGTACTGCGCCCCTGACAGACTCCGATCTCCAACAGGCGGTGGAGGAGTATGAATCATTAAAAACCCAGTTCGGGATTCCTGCCTTTGCGCTGGAGCGCTCGCTGGGAGATCACTTTAAGCAACTGTGTGAATCTGCTGTGAAAGACAGTGCCGGATAA